One Leopardus geoffroyi isolate Oge1 chromosome C1, O.geoffroyi_Oge1_pat1.0, whole genome shotgun sequence DNA segment encodes these proteins:
- the MFN2 gene encoding mitofusin-2 isoform X2 — protein sequence MSLLFSRCNSIVTVKKDKRHMAEVNASPLKHFVTAKKKINGIFEQLGAYIQESATFLEDTYRNAELDPVTTEEQVVDVKGYLSKVRGISEVLARRHMKVAFFGRTSNGKSTVINAMLWDKVLPSGIGHTTNCFLRVEGTDGHEAFLLTEGSEEKRSVKTVNQLAHALHQDEQLHAGSLVSVMWPNSKCPLLKDDLVLMDSPGIDVTTELDSWIDKFCLDADVFVLVANSESTLMQTEKQFFHKVSERLSRPNIFILNNRWDASASEPEYMEEVRRQHMERCTSFLVDELGVVDRGQAGDRIFFVSAKEVLNARIQKAQGMPEGGGALAEGFQVRMFEFQNFERRFEECISQSAVKTKFEQHTVRAKQIAEAVRLIMDSLHVAAQEQRVYCLEMREERQERLRFIDKQLELLAQDYKLRIKQITEEVERQVSTAMAEEIRRLSVLVDEYQMDFHPSPVVLKVYKNELHRHIEEGLGRNMSDRCSTAITSSLQTMQQDMIDGLKPLLPASVRSQIDMLVPRQCFSLSYDLNCDKLCADFQEDIEFHFSLGWTMLVNRFLGPKNSRRALMGYGDQVQRPIPLTPANPSMPPLPQGSLTQEELMVSMVTGLASLTSRTSMGILVVGGVVWKAVGWRLIALSFGLYGLLYVYERLTWTTRAKERAFKRQFVEYASEKLQLIISYTGSNCSHQVQQELSGTFAHLCQQVDVTRENLEQDIAAMNKKIEVLDSLQSKAKLLRNKAGWLDSELNMFTHQYLQPSR from the exons ATGTCCCTGCTTTTCTCTCGGTGCAACTCCATTGTTACAGTCAAGAAGGACAAGAGACACATGGCTGAGGTGAATGCTTCCCCACTCAAGCACTTTGTCACTGCCAAGAAGAAGATCAATGGCATTTTTGAGCAACTGGGGGCCTACATCCAAGAGAGCGCCACCTTCCTTGAAG ACACCTACAGGAATGCGGAACTGGACCCCGTTACGACAGAAGAACAGGTCGTGGACGTCAAAGGCTACCTGTCCAAAGTGAGGGGCATCAGTGAGGTGTTGGCCCGGCGGCACATGAAAGTGGCTTTTTTCGGCCG GACGAGCAACGGGAAGAGCACCGTGATCAATGCCATGCTCTGGGACAAAGTTCTGCCCTCAGGGATCGGCCACACCACCAACTGCTTCCTGCGGGTAGAGGGCACAGACGGTCACGAGGCCTTCCTCCTCACAGAGGGCTCGGAGGAGAAGAGGAGCGTCAAG ACTGTGAACCAGCTGGCCCATGCCCTTCACCAAGATGAacagctccatgctggcagcctAGTGAGTGTGATGTGGCCCAACTCCAAGTGCCCACTTTTGAAGGATGACCTCGTGCTGATGGACAG CCCTGGCATCGACGTCACCACAGAGCTGGACAGCTGGATTGACAAGTTTTGCTTGGACGCCGACGTGTTTGTGTTGGTGGCCAACTCAGAGTCCACCCTGATGCAGACG GAGAAGCAGTTCTTCCACAAGGTGAGTGAGCGCCTGTCCCGCCCGAACATCTTCATCCTGAACAACCGCTGGGACGCGTCCGCCTCGGAGCCTGAGTACATGGAAGAG GTGCGGCGGCAGCACATGGAACGTTGTACCAGCTTCCTGGTGGATGAGCTGGGCGTGGTGGACCGAGGCCAGGCTGGAGACCGCATCTTCTTTGTGTCTGCCAAGGAGGTGCTCAACGCCAGGATCCAGAAGGCCCAGGGCATGCCTGAAGGAG GGGGCGCTCTTGCAGAAGGCTTTCAAGTGAGGATGTTTGAGTTTCAGAACTTTGAAAGGAGATTTGAG GAGTGCATCTCCCAGTCTGCGGTGAAGACCAAGTTCGAGCAGCACACGGTCCGGGCCAAGCAGATTGCGGAAGCGGTGCGTCTCATCATGGACTCCCTGCACGTTGCGGCACAGGAGCAGCG GGTCTACTGCCTGGAGATGCGGGAAGAACGGCAAGAGCGGCTGAGGTTTATTGACAAGCAGCTGGAGCTCCTGGCGCAGGACTATAAGCTGCGGATTAAACAGATCACGGAGGAGGTGGAGAGGCAG GTGTCCACTGCGATGGCGGAGGAGATCAGGCGCCTCTCCGTGCTGGTGGACGAATACCAGATGGATTTCCACCCTTCCCCAGTGGTCCTCAAGGTCTACAAGAAT GAATTGCACCGCCATATAGAGGAAGGACTGGGCCGGAATATGTCCGACCGCTGCTCCACAGCCATCACCAGCTCTCTGCAAACCATGCAGCAGGACATGATAG ATGGTTTGAAACCCCTCCTTCCTGCGTCTGTGCGGAGTCAGATAGACATGCTGGTCCCTCGGCAGTGCTTCTCCCTCAGCTACGACCTGAACTGTGACAAGCTGTGTGCTGACTTCCAGGAGGACATCGAGTTCCATTTTTCACTCGGGTGGACCATGCTGGTGAATAGGTTCCTGGGCCCCAAGAACAGCCGCCGGGCCTTGATGGGCTACGGTGACCAG GTGCAGCGCCCCATCCCCCTGACGCCAGCCAACCCCAGCATGCCCCCACTGCCGCAGGGCTCCCTCACCCAGGAAGAGCTCATGGTTTCCATGGTCACCGGCCTGGCCTCCCTGACGTCCAGGACCTCCATGGGCATTCTCGTTGTCGGAGGCGTG GTGTGGAAGGCGGTAGGCTGGCGGCTCATTGCCCTGTCCTTTGGGCTCTATGGCCTCCTGTATGTCTACGAGCGTCTGACCTGGACCACCAGGGCCAAGGAGAGGGCCTTCAAGCGTCAGTTCGTGGAGTATGCCAGCGAGAAGTTACAACTCATCATCAGCTACACCGGCTCCAACTGCAGCCACCAAGTCCAGCA
- the MFN2 gene encoding mitofusin-2 isoform X1: protein MSLLFSRCNSIVTVKKDKRHMAEVNASPLKHFVTAKKKINGIFEQLGAYIQESATFLEDTYRNAELDPVTTEEQVVDVKGYLSKVRGISEVLARRHMKVAFFGRTSNGKSTVINAMLWDKVLPSGIGHTTNCFLRVEGTDGHEAFLLTEGSEEKRSVKTVNQLAHALHQDEQLHAGSLVSVMWPNSKCPLLKDDLVLMDSPGIDVTTELDSWIDKFCLDADVFVLVANSESTLMQTEKQFFHKVSERLSRPNIFILNNRWDASASEPEYMEEVRRQHMERCTSFLVDELGVVDRGQAGDRIFFVSAKEVLNARIQKAQGMPEGGGALAEGFQVRMFEFQNFERRFEECISQSAVKTKFEQHTVRAKQIAEAVRLIMDSLHVAAQEQRVYCLEMREERQERLRFIDKQLELLAQDYKLRIKQITEEVERQVSTAMAEEIRRLSVLVDEYQMDFHPSPVVLKVYKNELHRHIEEGLGRNMSDRCSTAITSSLQTMQQDMIDGLKPLLPASVRSQIDMLVPRQCFSLSYDLNCDKLCADFQEDIEFHFSLGWTMLVNRFLGPKNSRRALMGYGDQASSVPNPWVSPEVQRPIPLTPANPSMPPLPQGSLTQEELMVSMVTGLASLTSRTSMGILVVGGVVWKAVGWRLIALSFGLYGLLYVYERLTWTTRAKERAFKRQFVEYASEKLQLIISYTGSNCSHQVQQELSGTFAHLCQQVDVTRENLEQDIAAMNKKIEVLDSLQSKAKLLRNKAGWLDSELNMFTHQYLQPSR from the exons ATGTCCCTGCTTTTCTCTCGGTGCAACTCCATTGTTACAGTCAAGAAGGACAAGAGACACATGGCTGAGGTGAATGCTTCCCCACTCAAGCACTTTGTCACTGCCAAGAAGAAGATCAATGGCATTTTTGAGCAACTGGGGGCCTACATCCAAGAGAGCGCCACCTTCCTTGAAG ACACCTACAGGAATGCGGAACTGGACCCCGTTACGACAGAAGAACAGGTCGTGGACGTCAAAGGCTACCTGTCCAAAGTGAGGGGCATCAGTGAGGTGTTGGCCCGGCGGCACATGAAAGTGGCTTTTTTCGGCCG GACGAGCAACGGGAAGAGCACCGTGATCAATGCCATGCTCTGGGACAAAGTTCTGCCCTCAGGGATCGGCCACACCACCAACTGCTTCCTGCGGGTAGAGGGCACAGACGGTCACGAGGCCTTCCTCCTCACAGAGGGCTCGGAGGAGAAGAGGAGCGTCAAG ACTGTGAACCAGCTGGCCCATGCCCTTCACCAAGATGAacagctccatgctggcagcctAGTGAGTGTGATGTGGCCCAACTCCAAGTGCCCACTTTTGAAGGATGACCTCGTGCTGATGGACAG CCCTGGCATCGACGTCACCACAGAGCTGGACAGCTGGATTGACAAGTTTTGCTTGGACGCCGACGTGTTTGTGTTGGTGGCCAACTCAGAGTCCACCCTGATGCAGACG GAGAAGCAGTTCTTCCACAAGGTGAGTGAGCGCCTGTCCCGCCCGAACATCTTCATCCTGAACAACCGCTGGGACGCGTCCGCCTCGGAGCCTGAGTACATGGAAGAG GTGCGGCGGCAGCACATGGAACGTTGTACCAGCTTCCTGGTGGATGAGCTGGGCGTGGTGGACCGAGGCCAGGCTGGAGACCGCATCTTCTTTGTGTCTGCCAAGGAGGTGCTCAACGCCAGGATCCAGAAGGCCCAGGGCATGCCTGAAGGAG GGGGCGCTCTTGCAGAAGGCTTTCAAGTGAGGATGTTTGAGTTTCAGAACTTTGAAAGGAGATTTGAG GAGTGCATCTCCCAGTCTGCGGTGAAGACCAAGTTCGAGCAGCACACGGTCCGGGCCAAGCAGATTGCGGAAGCGGTGCGTCTCATCATGGACTCCCTGCACGTTGCGGCACAGGAGCAGCG GGTCTACTGCCTGGAGATGCGGGAAGAACGGCAAGAGCGGCTGAGGTTTATTGACAAGCAGCTGGAGCTCCTGGCGCAGGACTATAAGCTGCGGATTAAACAGATCACGGAGGAGGTGGAGAGGCAG GTGTCCACTGCGATGGCGGAGGAGATCAGGCGCCTCTCCGTGCTGGTGGACGAATACCAGATGGATTTCCACCCTTCCCCAGTGGTCCTCAAGGTCTACAAGAAT GAATTGCACCGCCATATAGAGGAAGGACTGGGCCGGAATATGTCCGACCGCTGCTCCACAGCCATCACCAGCTCTCTGCAAACCATGCAGCAGGACATGATAG ATGGTTTGAAACCCCTCCTTCCTGCGTCTGTGCGGAGTCAGATAGACATGCTGGTCCCTCGGCAGTGCTTCTCCCTCAGCTACGACCTGAACTGTGACAAGCTGTGTGCTGACTTCCAGGAGGACATCGAGTTCCATTTTTCACTCGGGTGGACCATGCTGGTGAATAGGTTCCTGGGCCCCAAGAACAGCCGCCGGGCCTTGATGGGCTACGGTGACCAGGCAAGCAGTGTCCCGAACCCTTGGGTGTCGCCAGAG GTGCAGCGCCCCATCCCCCTGACGCCAGCCAACCCCAGCATGCCCCCACTGCCGCAGGGCTCCCTCACCCAGGAAGAGCTCATGGTTTCCATGGTCACCGGCCTGGCCTCCCTGACGTCCAGGACCTCCATGGGCATTCTCGTTGTCGGAGGCGTG GTGTGGAAGGCGGTAGGCTGGCGGCTCATTGCCCTGTCCTTTGGGCTCTATGGCCTCCTGTATGTCTACGAGCGTCTGACCTGGACCACCAGGGCCAAGGAGAGGGCCTTCAAGCGTCAGTTCGTGGAGTATGCCAGCGAGAAGTTACAACTCATCATCAGCTACACCGGCTCCAACTGCAGCCACCAAGTCCAGCA